TTCCCCTGGATAATAAATTAAACAGTGATTATCATGCCtcaatattcatttttttttgttctgctcacgaattctttttctttttaaaaatataagtttttgtcaaaaactaattactgataattaaaaatatctgcggCCACTTTTTGAATGGCATCCTATTAACCCATACACTGCCCAGAACTCGCCAGGCGTGTTCACCTTACGTGACCTTACTAAAACTTCAGTGCCCACGACACGCGTAGCGGGTACTGATATAACATAGACTTAAAGAACGATTACTAATCGGGCATTTAAGATAACACTATATAAAAGTGCGGGGCACATAGTGAATACTTTGAAATTACTTTATCACGTGGCGGTTTCATGATTACCAGTTGTTAGCTCGAAGTGGAAGGTGTTTGTTGCGAGTATAACGTTTAGTGTCTTATACAATTTTGAAAGGTTTTTAGGTAAGTTTTAAGTAACATTTAATCAACTTTGAATTAAAAGTACAAacgaaaatattgtttaaatttttttaattggtttcgtggtaaatgttattttgaggttatgtttactttatttttcaaaaaatgtgtgGATTAGCTTTAATATCAGTTTTGTATGAGAATATAATTAGAAGAAAGGAAAACCATTGCATTACTAGTATTATTTGGCAGTGTTTTTACAAGATACAGCTATTTGATGATAAATCGATTTTGCTTGTAGTTATCCctgattttctttgttttagatTAAGCGCATAGAAGGTGCTTTTGAGAAATGGCAGCAAATACAAATCAACCGTCGACGTCAAGCAAAAAAAGGAAGTACGATAATAAGCGTATTTTGACAGAAGATGAATCGTTACAGTTGTTAGAGCAGTCTGACGATGATTTTGCTGGTTTTGACAAGGCTTATAAGTGATGATGAGAGTGATAATGATGTCGAGAGAGATGATAACGAAACTGTTACAAATAATAGAATTACATTTTCACAAAATGAGATATTGCTACCTGCAAATGGGGCTGAACGAGCAGAAAACACAAAATGGTTTGACAATCGTCCAAATGTCAACAAAATACCCTTTACTGGAATTTCTGGCTTAAGAGTAGCGGTAGATAGTAACGAACccatcaattattttaatttgctctttctttaattaattttcgggtaattaaataaaaaagttttcttatgtCCATTTTAATATGTATAGtcacaaataaaactaaaattttcaACTGGTTGAATTCAAAAGTGTTGGGGCACCTGACATACCGTTACAAATGTAACTGGCAGTGAATAGGTTAATGTGttcaaattttaaatgtatataaaaatgtgagtttgaatAACTATGTTATGAAGGTAGCGATCCTGCAGTGTGATCTTGGGCTGTTAGCAAGTGGCATTTCATTGGAAAACTATGAGGAAGAAACAGTGACATGCCAAATTTTGGAAATGACATCTGAAGAGCCATGAATGATCAAAATCTAGCCGTTAAGTAATGAGAATAGGATGCGTTTGACAAAATGTTTGGAATATGACAAAACACTataattaaattcatgttttttaCAATGTAAATGACAAAAGTATTTCCAGATTGATCTGCAACTCCCATTACAATATTTGAGacttaagtaaaaaaataaacatgatGATCACAAACATCAAGACCACATGACACCATAAGATTTCATTATGACATgaaattattgtaataaaaaaccaattatatacaaaacattttaTTATCACAGAATTTAAATCTAGGtaccataaataaaataaaaaacaatatctttTTCCAgtctttttattgtaaaaaaactgTCCTTATCTACAACTTAACACCTTAATGAGCAGACACACTAACTTGCCATACTCTGATTGTGTTGTCAGAATATCCAGCAAACAGTGTCTGTCCATCTGTGGACCAAGCCAAAGAAAGACATTGGGGAGGTTCAGCTTTTGTATTTTGTGAAACAACTTCTGGTTTAAGTTCTTCAACCATTTCCTTGCTTTCCAAGTCCCAGATTTTGATTGAGGGTCCAAAGGCAGCACACAGCCAGTACCTGTAACAAATATGGGTAATGTTTAGAAATCAATTTTACAGAAAaagtttattgaatttgtttttttttggtaatcAGTCCCATATCCGCTTAACCTCTCATAAATTTATCAAGGGGTTAGAGTTTTATGCATCATGTAAAAGTCTGTAATTGATGTAGGATTATGTGATTCATATTTAAATCACTAGATAAATCATTTACAGAGATAGAATAAAGTGGAAACTTTAAATTGTAAGACTGAAATATTACACCAAAAGGTCTTACCTATTTGGTGAGAAGCACAAAGCAGTGATGATGTCATTATGGTCCAAGGTATGTAAGTGCTTTCCATCATTAAGGTCCCACAACATAGCTTTGCAGTCTTTGCCTCCACTGGCGCACAAGCTACCATCAGGAGAGACAGTAACTGTGTTTAAGTATCCAGTGTGTCCAGAGTGGTTGATCTTTAGACGGCAGTTAGTCAAGTTCCATACTTTCACCATACGATCCCATCCAGCTGATACAATGATTGGGTTGGCATGATTGGGTGAGAATCTTACACAGGATacctaaaaaaaaacagtttatcAACATCATATACATGAAGTAGATGATATTTTTGGAAATAATGAGTGGATTGTCTTAACTCAGATTGAGGAGCttcaaaaatgttattttgggCTCACACCCTTgaactaaaattaatattcttccTGGCAACAACCAATAATGTCTGTTGTTAACAAAACTGGTGCTTTTAAGGAAGGGTAgtacatataacaaaaaaaaactggaatTGCCTAAAGATAGGTGAAGTTTACAGCACAAATGTTCTTTAACCAATTAATGCATTATCCCGTGTCTGATACATAGCAGCTTGTCGGTAAATAAGGAGCTTACTCGTATCTCATATGTTCGACTTTTCAAACATTCTATAACCATTTCTgacgaatttatttattttatttttccaagAAATAGAATTACTATTTTTTGTTTACATTGAGTTTTAGATGTAACTGTACTTAGTCTATTTTCACTTCCATCAGGtagtattgtttagtttattttcatTATTCAAATGATAAATGACCTTTTCTGACccattttttggaaaaaaaattatttatacccttatattaacattttttattaaaaaggcaTATAAATAACTGCAGT
The genomic region above belongs to Diabrotica undecimpunctata isolate CICGRU chromosome 8, icDiaUnde3, whole genome shotgun sequence and contains:
- the Rack1 gene encoding small ribosomal subunit protein RACK1, whose translation is MTETLQLKGTLLGHNGWVTQIATNPKYPDMILSSSRDKTLIVWKLTREDTQYGVPQKRLYGHSHFISDVVLSSDGNYALSGSWDKTLRLWDLAAGKTTRRFEDHTKDVLSVAFSVDNRQIVSGSRDKTIKLWNTLAECKYTIQDDGHSDWVSCVRFSPNHANPIIVSAGWDRMVKVWNLTNCRLKINHSGHTGYLNTVTVSPDGSLCASGGKDCKAMLWDLNDGKHLHTLDHNDIITALCFSPNRYWLCAAFGPSIKIWDLESKEMVEELKPEVVSQNTKAEPPQCLSLAWSTDGQTLFAGYSDNTIRVWQVSVSAH